A genome region from Salvia splendens isolate huo1 chromosome 19, SspV2, whole genome shotgun sequence includes the following:
- the LOC121780104 gene encoding F-box protein CPR1-like, whose amino-acid sequence MLSFGFGVSKISGQYKVVCINRDGSAHHVYTLGTGAWRRVEACPASGFGFNLDGRIECNGNLHWTVYDSTRPLLICGFDVETECFSIFSAPPAAVDERLTVELSVLSDCLCVSYVWGHEIVIWSMKEYRVEESWTIEYRLSTNGFNFDFGIRNRMESVYPIKVFNDGDVLMLMVANDINFYYRKRHLIYYSSKTDTIQQLGMINEQLGTIGSYGMVAEQHLTIEDVYVENHLTRAMIFTPALLSLKSFGIENVISF is encoded by the coding sequence ATGCTGAGTTTTGGATTTGGTGTGAGCAAAATTAGCGGGCAATATAAGGTCGTGTGTATCAATCGCGATGGCTCTGCTCATCATGTCTACACCCTCGGAACGGGAGCGTGGAGGCGCGTTGAAGCCTGCCCTGCCTCTGGTTTCGGATTCAATTTAGATGGGCGGATTGAGTGTAACGGAAACCTCCATTGGACCGTGTATGATTCCACTCGACCCTTGTTGATATGTGGTTTTGACGTTGAAACGGAATGTTTTAGCATATTCTCTGCTCCTCCTGCCGCTGTAGATGAGCGTCTAACTGTGGAGTTGAGTGTTCTGAGCGACTGTCTGTGTGTTTCTTACGTGTGGGGCCATGAAATTGTCATTTGGTCGATGAAGGAATACCGAGTCGAGGAGTCTTGGACCATAGAGTATAGGTTGAGTACTAAtggttttaattttgattttggtatTCGCAATAGAATGGAGTCTGTTTATCCTATCAAAGTTTTCAATGATGGTGACGTTTTGATGTTGATGGTGGCGAACGACATTAACTTCTACTACAGAAAGAGGCATCTCATCTACTACTCCAGCAAGACAGATACTATTCAACAACTCGGTATGATTAATGAGCAGCTTGGTACGATTGGGTCATATGGTATGGTTGCGGAGCAACACCTTACAATTGAGGATGTGTATGTAGAGAATCACCTCACCCGTGCCATGATTTTTACTCCAGCCCTTCTCTCGCTAAAGAGTTTCGGAATTGAGAATGTGATCTCATTCTAG